One region of Rhodophyticola sp. CCM32 genomic DNA includes:
- a CDS encoding MarR family winged helix-turn-helix transcriptional regulator has protein sequence MSQTVCRYMFYVYNKYHPTSLLQKALKMPSDLELPSLPQSTDDITELGLSSFAPYLMNRILRRYNARMDEEIRGHGLNVPRLRVLAALAAEGPQTINNLAVFAISEQSSISRLLDQMEAEGLVLRQVSESDSRARIASLTELGRDRFEEAFPLMRGAEADMLTGFSTAERALLIELLRRMMSNIRQNPI, from the coding sequence ATGTCACAAACTGTATGCAGATACATGTTTTATGTCTATAATAAATACCATCCGACCTCTCTCCTGCAGAAAGCCCTGAAAATGCCGTCTGATCTTGAACTTCCGTCTCTGCCGCAATCGACAGATGACATCACCGAGCTTGGGCTTTCATCGTTTGCGCCCTATCTGATGAACCGCATTCTGCGGCGCTACAACGCGCGCATGGATGAAGAGATTCGGGGGCACGGCTTGAACGTACCACGCTTGCGCGTCTTGGCGGCACTTGCAGCAGAAGGGCCGCAAACAATCAATAATCTGGCGGTTTTTGCGATTTCCGAACAATCGTCGATCAGCAGGTTATTGGATCAGATGGAAGCTGAGGGTCTGGTCTTGCGGCAAGTCAGCGAAAGTGACAGCCGGGCACGTATTGCCTCGCTGACGGAACTGGGACGTGACCGTTTTGAAGAAGCGTTTCCACTCATGCGCGGTGCGGAAGCGGATATGCTAACCGGGTTCAGCACTGCGGAACGCGCGTTGTTGATTGAACTGTTGCGCAGAATGATGAGCAATATCCGCCAGAACCCGATCTGA
- a CDS encoding TRAP transporter substrate-binding protein, whose amino-acid sequence MLNMKGLAFAIATSAGLAAPAFAQDHNLRISTWLPPSHGVNTEIFGGLIEMMEEATDGAVTGELVAGLAPPPAQMDLVQDGAADIAIIFHGYQPGRFVGTQLIELPGYEGNAEAASVAYWRVFEEHLAALDEHRGVRVIALNTHGPGQMHLREPVESLADFDGLKTRIGGGVAGNVGEQLGLVGINVPAPQVYETLESAAADAVAMNVGERIGFRLNEVAPVLFEMPGGFYRGSFAIIMSQETFEGLPAGIQAQLDAVFGEAASRMAGAAWDLSDSLAYADMGEGTMTIMASDEDQAAFAVITEAVTADVLAELEAAGIDAQAAYQMVIDEMAAD is encoded by the coding sequence ATGTTGAATATGAAAGGGCTCGCATTTGCGATCGCAACCAGCGCCGGACTGGCCGCTCCGGCCTTCGCGCAGGACCACAATCTGCGGATTTCAACATGGTTACCGCCAAGCCATGGCGTCAACACCGAAATTTTTGGTGGCCTGATTGAGATGATGGAAGAGGCGACCGATGGGGCCGTGACCGGTGAATTGGTTGCCGGGCTTGCGCCGCCCCCTGCTCAGATGGACCTTGTTCAGGATGGCGCTGCGGATATCGCGATCATCTTCCACGGCTATCAGCCGGGTCGCTTCGTCGGCACTCAGTTGATTGAATTGCCGGGCTATGAGGGCAATGCCGAAGCAGCCTCTGTCGCCTATTGGCGCGTCTTCGAAGAACATCTTGCGGCACTGGACGAGCATCGCGGTGTCAGGGTCATCGCGCTCAACACGCATGGCCCCGGCCAAATGCACCTGCGCGAACCAGTTGAATCGCTTGCGGATTTCGACGGCCTGAAAACCCGGATTGGCGGTGGCGTTGCGGGCAATGTCGGCGAACAGCTTGGCCTTGTCGGGATCAACGTGCCCGCACCACAGGTCTATGAAACACTGGAGTCCGCTGCGGCTGACGCGGTTGCCATGAATGTGGGCGAGCGGATCGGCTTCCGGCTCAACGAAGTTGCCCCGGTTCTGTTCGAGATGCCCGGCGGGTTTTATCGGGGGTCTTTCGCGATCATCATGAGCCAGGAAACCTTTGAGGGTCTTCCGGCCGGGATTCAGGCCCAGCTTGACGCCGTCTTTGGCGAAGCCGCAAGCCGTATGGCCGGCGCTGCGTGGGATCTGTCGGACAGTCTGGCGTATGCCGATATGGGTGAAGGCACCATGACAATCATGGCCAGCGACGAAGATCAGGCCGCCTTTGCCGTGATCACCGAGGCCGTGACGGCCGATGTTCTGGCAGAGCTTGAAGCGGCCGGGATCGACGCACAGGCCGCCTACCAGATGGTCATTGATGAAATGGCCGCCGACTGA